In Candidatus Omnitrophota bacterium, the genomic window ACACCGTCGACACCCGAACCGACGAGCGTAAGTATATTCCTCTTCTGAAGGTCACGTACGATATCGACCGCGGTTCCGGCGTTCGGAGCCTTCCCGACGAGAACCGCTATGCCGGATATCCTTCCGTCAACAAGCTGTATGCCGAGCGCCCTGAGAAGCGTATCCGAAAAGAATCCCGGACAATCCGCCTGAGGTTCCGTGCCATACAGATAACCGAGCGCGCAAAGTATCTCACAGCATAATATCGTTCCCACTCCTGCATCGAGAGCTTCCTTTAAGGATGCACCGGCCCCGGCTTTGGGCAGGAATGTTTTTGCCGTCGCAAGGACTTTCTTAACATCGACGAGAGTCTTCACTTCGACTCCCAGTAGAGCGTTTGCGAGCGGCAGATAAAAAGCCGTCTCCGGAAAAGCTATACTCTGGGCTTCGCCTTTCTCTTTAACGGCTTTCAATAGATAATCATCGGCAAGGCCCGTAACCTTCCGCGCGCCTTCCACCATCAATGACACGACATCGTTTGCTGTAATTTTCGTCGCAACTTTTGACATTACCTTAACTCCCTTTTATAATCCCGCTGCGTCCAGGACGAGCGGCACTTTTTTGGCCCAGCCTATCGGCATTATGTGGATACCCTGGCACAACGGCTTCAGCTCTTTAATAAGACGCGCGGCGATATTGACCGATGCGACGGCCTTGTCCTTAGCCTCTTCCATCTCTTTTATCAGAATATCCGGCACGAATACGCCGGAAACGTTCTTATTCATAAAACGCGCCATGCCCGCCGACTTTAATAATACTATTCCGGCAAGGACGGGCACCTTCAGATGTTTGATCTCCAGCATAAACCTCTTAAAAAGCTCGATGTCATAGACGGCCTGCGTCTGGAAGAATCTGGCGCCGGCGGTTATCTTCTGCTCCATCTTGATTATCTCGGGCTCCAGAGGATCAGCCCCGGGATTTACCACAGCACCTAAACAGAAAGAAGGGCTCCCCGCAAGTGGATTGCCTTTCATATCTTTGCCGCCCTGCAAAGTCTTCGCGACCTCCAGAAGCTGCACGCTTCCCAGGTCGAAGACCGGTTTCGCCTCAGGGTGGTCGCCGAGCGTGGGATAGTCTCCGGTAAGTATCAGGATATTTTCTATTCCGAGAATGCCGGCGGAGAGCAGGTCGGACTGCAGCGCGAGCCTGTTCCTGTCGCGGCATGTCATCTGGAATATCGGCTCTATGCCTCTATCCTTGAGCAGATGGCAGACCGAGAGCGATCCCGCTCTCATCACGGAGCTCTGCAGATCCGTAACGTTTACGGCATCCACTCGGGTCTTAATCAGAGAGGCGTCGTCGAGGAGGTCTTTTACGTCTATTCCTTTGGGAGGGCCTATCTCGCTTGTCACCACGAACTTGCCGGAGGCGAGTTTTTCGCAAAAACTCATCTATCCTCTCCTCGCAAGCTGGGACTTGAACTGCTCTACGGTATTCCTCATCAGCATCATCGTAGTGAGGGGCCCTACTCCTCCCGGAACAGGCGTTATATACGACGCTTTCGCGGACGCGCCTTCAAACTCCACATCGCCGGCTATTTTTTCGCCCACCTTATTGATCCCTACATCGATGACTATCGCACCGTCCATCACCCAATCGGCCTTTATGAGCCCTGCCTTGCCGGCCGCCGATATCAGGATTTCGGCCCGGCGGACATGGTCGGCCAGCGATCCTCTCTGGCTTGTGGCAATATGGCAGACCGTTGTCGTAGCAAAATTATTCAAGAGCATCAGCGAGAGCGGCTTACCGACTATCTCCGAATGCCCCACGATGACCGCCTCTTTGCCGTATAAATTCACTCCTGTCGAGACCAATAGCTCCATCACAGCCATTGCCGTGCACGGGCCTATTGAATATTTTCCCGTCAATATCTTCCCTATGTTCTGCGGATGCATGCCTTCGGCGTCTTTCTCAGGCGCTATCTGCGAGACTAATCTCTTTATGTCTATCTGGCTCGGCGCCGGCAGCTGCAGGATCACGGCCGTAACAGAGGAATCCGTATTCAGGTCCTTTATCGCTTTTTCCGCTTCGGCCTGGGAGATGCCGGCCGGGAGAGATTTCAGCTGATATTCGATACCGAGCGCCTCGGCTGTCTTCTTCTGACT contains:
- a CDS encoding methylenetetrahydrofolate reductase; its protein translation is MSFCEKLASGKFVVTSEIGPPKGIDVKDLLDDASLIKTRVDAVNVTDLQSSVMRAGSLSVCHLLKDRGIEPIFQMTCRDRNRLALQSDLLSAGILGIENILILTGDYPTLGDHPEAKPVFDLGSVQLLEVAKTLQGGKDMKGNPLAGSPSFCLGAVVNPGADPLEPEIIKMEQKITAGARFFQTQAVYDIELFKRFMLEIKHLKVPVLAGIVLLKSAGMARFMNKNVSGVFVPDILIKEMEEAKDKAVASVNIAARLIKELKPLCQGIHIMPIGWAKKVPLVLDAAGL
- a CDS encoding bifunctional 5,10-methylenetetrahydrofolate dehydrogenase/5,10-methenyltetrahydrofolate cyclohydrolase — encoded protein: MATLLEGRPLAEKIGAAITAEVAALKAKHGSSPKLVALQMGENAASAIYVRSQKKTAEALGIEYQLKSLPAGISQAEAEKAIKDLNTDSSVTAVILQLPAPSQIDIKRLVSQIAPEKDAEGMHPQNIGKILTGKYSIGPCTAMAVMELLVSTGVNLYGKEAVIVGHSEIVGKPLSLMLLNNFATTTVCHIATSQRGSLADHVRRAEILISAAGKAGLIKADWVMDGAIVIDVGINKVGEKIAGDVEFEGASAKASYITPVPGGVGPLTTMMLMRNTVEQFKSQLARRG